A window of Synchiropus splendidus isolate RoL2022-P1 chromosome 9, RoL_Sspl_1.0, whole genome shotgun sequence contains these coding sequences:
- the vent gene encoding ventral expressed homeobox encodes MANFSVEWLSQSYYKEQTPEKTPHSELQDYEGSQSARDCRASSPNNSCGYTSGSESEVGDDSEGESGQQRRVRTKFTSEQVRKLENTFNKHKYLGATQRRRIAEKLSLSETQVKTWFQNRRMKLKREVQEVRPEFLSVPAALLPPVLFQHHVLGGQLHDPSAYYAHAQQPLHRPVLPAPLHHHHRALPVILPPAYY; translated from the exons ATGGCCAACTTTTCCGTGGAGTGGCTCTCTCAAAGTTACTACAAGGAGCAGACGCCGGAGAAGACGCCTCACTCGGAGCTCCAGGATTATGAGGGGAGTCAGTCAGCACGCGATTGTCGCGCGTCTTCGCCCAACA ACAGTTGCGGCTACACCTCGGGGTCCGAGAGCGAGGTGGGTGACGACAGCGAAGGGGAAAGCGGCCAGCAAAGGCGAGTCCGGACCAAGTTCACCTCGGAACAAGTGAGGAAACTGGAGAACACGTTCAACAAGCACAAGTATCTGGGAGCCACGCAGAGGAGGAGGATTGCGGAGAAGCTGAGCCTCTCGGAAACTCAG GTGAAGACGTGGTTCCAGAACAGGAGGATGAAGCTGAAGCGGGAGGTGCAGGAGGTGCGGCCGGAGTTTTTGTCGGTGCCTGCTGCTTTGCTGCCGCCGGTTCTGTTTCAGCACCACGTCCTGGGAGGACAGCTCCACGATCCAAGCGCCTACTACGCGCATGCGCAGCAGCCACTCCACCGGCCGGTCCTTCCCGCCCCTCTGCACCATCACCACCGCGCGCTCCCTGTCATCCTCCCTCCAGCCTACTACTGA
- the vox gene encoding ventral homeobox — MKFFSVEWMAQSHHDEVAAPTKPHIPCLVQPRQPTYGKGYLQPKPKPSKASLEPASHDLDAPKCASPISDVSGYSSGYESEATSSDCPSVDEKEESPQRRVRTKFTPEQIRKLEKIFNKHKYLDAAEREKTAMKLELSETQVRTWFQNRRMKLKREVQDMNAQIPSVLFHHQLTPAQFHDVRAHYSPGYFPLPQMALQQQHAPLMIPHFY; from the exons ATGAAGTTCTTCTCCGTGGAATGGATGGCCCAGAGCCACCACGACGAGGTGGCGGCCCCCACCAAGCCCCACATCCCCTGCTTGGTCCAGCCTCGACAGCCCACCTACGGTAAAGGATACCTGCAGCCAAAACCCAAACCGTCCAAAGCTTCTCTGGAACCGGCGAGCCACGACCTTGACGCACCAAAATGCGCATCACCCA tttcagacGTGAGCGGCTACTCATCCGGGTATGAGAGCGAGGCGACCTCCTCCGACTGTCCCTCCGTGGATGAGAAGGAGGAGAGCCCGCAGCGGCGGGTGCGCACCAAGTTCACCCCGGAGCAGATCAGAAAGTTGGAGAAGATCTTCAACAAGCACAAATATCTGGACGCCGCGGAGAGAGAGAAGACGGCGATGAAGCTGGAGCTCTCAGAAACTCAG GTCAGAACCTGGTTCCAAAACAGAAGAATGAAGCTCAAGCGTGAAGTTCAGGACATGAACGCGCAAATTCCCTCCGTCCTCTTCCACCATCAGCTGACGCCGGCGCAGTTCCACGACGTCAGAGCCCACTACTCCCCCGGATACTTCCCGCTCCCCCAGAtggccctgcagcagcagcacgctcCGCTCATGATCCCTCACTTCTACTGA